The Daphnia magna isolate NIES linkage group LG6, ASM2063170v1.1, whole genome shotgun sequence genome segment GTCTTGTTGTAACTCAACATCTCCTCTACTTTGAGGCAAAAGTTCTAAATTGCCTCGGGAAGACATTTTGAAAAGCCTGGAGACGTAGAGCgcctgttgttttttttttttttttttttggcaattCAAACAGACAGAAAACGGAGATGGTTAGATTTCACAGCAGCCATATGTTGTAGATAAGAAAAGCTGATACCGTTAACGAAGCGGCGATGGAACCGATGAGAAATCCCGACAACACGTCGCTCCTAAAAAAGTGACGCAAGCGCCGGTTTTTATGTTTATGTGTACACATTTAATAGACAAGTGTTTGCATTGCTAAGCTTCAACTAAACTCACCAGTGATGTTTGTAGTCGGAAACTCGTGTAAGGCCAGTATACCAAGAAAGCAACAATGCAGAAATCTGGATGGTGGGTCGGAGCAACTTTGAGCCAGACCAGTTCATCCTGCGCTGAAGATACAAAGCCAAAAACAGCATCGTGTAAGCCGAAAAGGAAGCATGGCCAGATGGGAAAGACAATCTGAAATGCAGATGATGAACAAGGGGGGAAGAGTTATAAATGTTCAGCGAAGTATCAGGGACGATTTAAATGaagcgtgaaaaaaaaaaaatcccactttgaaaagagaaacaaataaGAATTATTTTTAGGATACCGCTGGCTATTACCTAGATTCTCGGACGAGATCCTCGTCGCTACCCGTACATTTGTAATTGGTGATGTACGTGTGTGGCGCGTTCGACGAGCACAATTCCGCTAGGTTTTCCGGCTGACAGACGGCAATAAAATGAGgactatatataaaaaaaaatgtttgaaatagtACATCcgttaaaataaaatgggatTATTTCAggagaaaggaaaaatggCAGAGTTCCATTTTCGTACCGGAGACGACCGATGGTATATTTGCCAAAATCTGTTACTAGCTGAGAGCAGGCTGCACCGAAGAGGAAGATGGCGACCAGATGAATGATTTCGGCAATCACCGACGGAATTCGAACTGACGATGAAAGATTGATTGTGGAACAACTGTTTTGTCTGCTCAACTTTTTAGAGTGTGAGTTGTTTCTCCAACGAACAACTTCCACGATGAACATCTGTTtgaatcaaaaaagaaaaaaaaattccaatgaAATACAATTATCAAACACAACCAAGTTTGGCTTGTCGCTGACGGTTAGATCGATCCATCGAGCGAACGGTCCTCGTTACTAAGAAAAAGACAATAGACAAGGCATCCGCCACAAACGGAgaagacaataaaaaaaaagtttccaATCAAGATAATTGTGTTTGATAGATGAAAGCCATAGAAGTAAGTAGcgatgaagaaggaaaaaaaaagcagttaAGTGCGATCGATCGATCCAGCCAAACAACAGCAGCCACaaagccaaaaataaaataaaacataaaacagaGGACTCTTTCACTCATCCCCCGGTCGtctggtttcttttttctgaatGTTATTATTATACCGATGCGATGGGCAGGCCGAGCCCGAAACAGTAGAGCATAACGTTGGTGACAGTCGAGTTCTTGAAAGGATAGCGAATGGAATTGTCATCGCAGTAGAATCCTCGCTGGAACGGCTTGCCGAGCAGGTGCAAAAGTAGGACGGGCAACCAAACTGTTGTATGTGTGAGTTATACGAAATGTATAATTGTTTTTCCAGACCGAGGATGTCGTCATTAATCTCAGTTCTTTCAACCAACCCGACATCTCCAGCTGCCGTTTAAAAGTGTGTGTTCCACCTCACTCTTTCTCGaaataccattaaaaagtagagactaaaataaaaataaactaccCACTAAAGAATAAAGCCATGCTTCAACCACACGGGACGAAACAAATATAAAATGTGTGATTAAATGTTAATTGACTTTTTTTGGTAGAAGGAGTAAGTTCCAGTAGATTTCCAGTATTTGTGTTTTTCATGCGCCAGGTAGATATTAATGAGCGGACGATGAAaaagttttcaaaattgtttcCATTCCGGACCATACCGTCACTATCGGACCAACGTATCCGACTCCACCGACGAGTATACGAGATAGAGAGGAATCCAGGTACGGGTAGCGGATGTCCGGGTCATTGCAGAAGAATCCCTGAAGCGGCGTACTCCAAGCTTTCTCCGGGATCAGCGGAAGGCCCACGAAGACTGATGTTCATGTCAGTCATCAACCCCCACAATATCAACAAAAACTAATGGAGATGGAATTTTTCcgacacatacacacacactaaccttctatttttctttactcATTAGCTATAACTATATACACGCCCAGTATTTCAAAGAACAGGAAACGTATCGTGTACGTGATGACTAATGATTACCTTTATTAGATAAACGTGTGTTCTTTGTAACATTCTTGCGGCAAATGTGAATGGTCTAATAAAAACTGATTGTCGCTCAAAAGATTATGACGTTTCAGGTATGTTGAAAATCTTTGACGCATGTTGCCGTCGTTACACGATATTACGCAATGAATGGTTCCGCAATGAGTCAATCCTATACGTTAGAATCGAATTACCAGTTCACAAAGTTTAGAAAGCGGAAATGAGAAAGACCATGACTTGGTGAGAAAATGATGTTTCAATTAGGAAGTCCATTGACTTTGAAAAatcgattgaaaatttttatcgGACAAAACCGTCGACAAACTAGTTTCCGCTGCataaaatttcgaaaaaaaattggggttcGGCTACACACGATTGGTGTTTTCCGGTTTTTCCCcctcaacgaaaaaaaaaaaggcgccGACGAGAGAAATACATAGCTCGGGGCTTTAGTTGTTAAAATTTAGGAAAAGCGTGTGCAacacttgaaaaagaaaaatttcatttttccgaAAATCATCTTGTAGCATTGAGCACGTAGGCGCGAGAGAAACGGCTTTCAATGCCAGCCCGAATGTGGCACAAATAGTACATAACTTGATTCCGAGAAAGAGGCAGGCGTGAAAACTCCACACGTAACAAAATATAGACGACCATGAAACTGTCTTTAATACCAGAGATGTCGGCTGATTTTAATCTAACGTAAACACGATAGAAAGAGATACGTTACCAATGGCGAGGCAGATAAAGTCAATGACCACTTGGCGAATGAGTGCGGTAGGGGCCATGTCGCTTGCACTAAAATAACAACACGCTTATTctcaacaataacaataacagTGTAGTAAATAGCTTCAAACTAAACGCTAATCTTTAATGATTCCAACACGGGAAATCAGAAGTAACGCAGAACAAATATTGCACTGTTTGACGAGCAGCTGTGATGCTTGTTTGCATGCCGACAGCACGAACGCGTTTAACTATTTGGGCTTGCTCGGCCTTCACTTTTGTTCGCTCCCATCCCTGACGTCAGCGAGGTTGCCGTATTGTTTAAACATCTTTATGGATGACAGTTGCCTTTGCGCCGTAGTCGATGGATATCTGAAATACGACGAGTCTCATAAATAATCGTTACTTTTTTCTTGGCTATTATTATGCTAAAGTGAATGGCACGGGattctttcctatttttaaTGCCAGTCGTTCGACGGGCTTTGACGAGCAGACATTTTGCCACTTTTTCTCTGTGGAAACATTTTTAAGGCaccaactttttttcttcttagtAGTAGAACTTTTCGAAATGGGCTAGCCACTTTTCGTCTGtttacaattttgtttttactgcTGGCACTCGGCTGTCATCACGACCGAcccattttaaaaactatcagttgattgaaataaaaagacaagGACATAcattctccattttttgtcTGCTTTATTATTTGCCTtacgaatttttatttcatgcatattttgttaaagacggaaaaacatttcttaatttttcttgctttttttttgtttttgttttaatccaGTTTATCATTTACATACAAATACACGG includes the following:
- the LOC116925511 gene encoding phospholipid phosphatase 1; this encodes MAPTALIRQVVIDFICLAIVFVGLPLIPEKAWSTPLQGFFCNDPDIRYPYLDSSLSRILVGGVGYVGPIVTMFIVEVVRWRNNSHSKKLSRQNSCSTINLSSSVRIPSVIAEIIHLVAIFLFGAACSQLVTDFGKYTIGRLRPHFIAVCQPENLAELCSSNAPHTYITNYKCTGSDEDLVRESRLSFPSGHASFSAYTMLFLALYLQRRMNWSGSKLLRPTIQISALLLSWYTGLTRVSDYKHHWSDVLSGFLIGSIAASLTALYVSRLFKMSSRGNLELLPQSRGDVELQQDLSQASANK